A genomic stretch from Solanum stenotomum isolate F172 chromosome 8, ASM1918654v1, whole genome shotgun sequence includes:
- the LOC125872052 gene encoding universal stress protein PHOS34-like, whose protein sequence is MGEKPVMVVGLDDSEHSFYALEWTLEHLFGSSPPPFKLLIVHAKPTATSAIGLAGPGGADVLPYVEADLRKISSRIAEKAKKICSAKSVNDVVVEIVEGDARSVLCDAVEKHHASMLVVGSHGYGVLKRTVLGSVSDYCAHHAHCSVMIVKRPKIKA, encoded by the exons ATGGGGGAAAAACCGGTGATGGTGGTGGGGCTGGATGACAGCGAACACAGTTTTTATGCATTAGAGTGGACTTTGGAACACTTGTTTGGATCTTCACCTCCTCCTTTCAAACTCCTCATCGTTCACGCCAAACCTACTGCTACTTCCGCCATCGGCCTCGCTGGTCCTG GGGGTGCCGATGTTTTGCCCTATGTCGAGGCTGATTTGAGGAAGATCTCTTCAAGGATTGCCGAAAAAGCTAAGAAGATTTGTTCTGCTAAATCG GTAAACGATGTTGTAGTTGAGATTGTGGAAGGTGATGCTAGGAGTGTCTTGTGTGATGCTGTAGAGAAGCATCATGCCTCTATGTTAGTTGTTGGTAGTCATGGTTATGGAGTTCTGAAGAG GACTGTTTTGGGCAGTGTAAGTGACTACTGTGCTCACCACGCCCACTGCAGTGTGATGATTGTGAAGCGCCCAAAGATCAAGGCTTGA